The following are encoded together in the Cicer arietinum cultivar CDC Frontier isolate Library 1 chromosome 2, Cicar.CDCFrontier_v2.0, whole genome shotgun sequence genome:
- the LOC101512046 gene encoding uncharacterized protein At5g39865-like yields the protein MWPHWLNSPRRFGNSPPSSPPLHLQTRSVNFSCSSFKDIQTLIQPEPEPDYPKSPSLFRRIRISTAVLRALGSSRTAAPPPKKLVLPPGLDQYVVVYYTSLRVVRRTFDDCRIVRSILRHFRVAIDERDVSIDDRFRDELNGILGRRNVTLPRVFIGGVYIGGVEEVKLLHESGELHRLIERLPRSNQNGCDFCGGFRFAVCDECNGSHKVFTEKSGFRSCSSCNANGLIRCPACFFVLPRLTK from the coding sequence ATGTGGCCACATTGGTTGAATTCACCGCGACGCTTCGGAAATTCGCCGCCGTCATCGCCACCGTTACATTTGCAAACTCGCTCCGTCAACTTCTCCTGTTCTTCATTCAAAGACATTCAAACTCTAATCCAACCCGAACCCGAACCGGATTATCCAAAATCTCCTTCCTTATTCCGTCGCATTCGCATCTCCACCGCCGTTCTCCGTGCCTTAGGTTCATCCCGCACCGCCGCTCCTCCGCCGAAAAAACTCGTACTACCTCCCGGTCTAGATCAGTACGTCGTCGTCTACTACACAAGCCTCCGCGTCGTCCGCCGTACCTTCGACGACTGCCGCATCGTCAGATCGATCCTCCGCCATTTCCGCGTCGCCATCGACGAACGCGACGTGTCGATCGACGATCGATTCCGCGACGAACTCAACGGGATCCTAGGTCGTCGGAACGTAACCTTACCTAGGGTTTTCATCGGCGGTGTTTACATCGGCGGCGTTGAAGAAGTTAAACTGTTGCACGAGAGCGGTGAACTGCATCGGTTGATCGAACGGTTGCCGAGGTCGAATCAGAACGGTTGTGATTTCTGTGGAGGGTTCAGATTTGCTGTGTGTGATGAGTGTAACGGTAGTCATAAAGTATTCACGGAGAAAAGTGGATTCAGAAGCTGTTCATCTTGCAATGCTAACGGTTTGATTAGGTGCCCTGCATGTTTCTTCGTGCTGCCGCGACTCACCAAATAG